A region from the Lolium perenne isolate Kyuss_39 chromosome 4, Kyuss_2.0, whole genome shotgun sequence genome encodes:
- the LOC127323658 gene encoding uncharacterized protein: MAPKKLRIRGEAQVPDESKEPATEDEKWLLVPGRIENFTYTGKNVRVPGSLIGAAIRKYWPGMYTPILGGESKLAYTWEDYEIAPYPGFASAADAVIKKFWRNYRVATEHKDRADVVLRNMCRKLTRQQWYNQRITCIGHFYAEQGVRYTKPEIVQGLAPAMTIDEFMSVVPHWADNNKRAAFMELVKNWVGENPDFKAVSDRNKANRGSQGTHTAGSSSTDRYRERLGKKLGRELGEMEAWTHMKLVTPGPNEPRPAPEMYYGKAKENKERYCEEYAKLHPEVEDPMTEPVDEVAMMLAGSGQPHGRPACLAGGFKPQRNFTQIKATLPSGSYATSSRTTCRSRVEVDTQLEEAYAVAYEEYLEKVKEHDLVKDAYVQWTSNQMASFTRFMMTGVREEPLPEPPHPGPTRCSRPRRSSISCTSVSVS; the protein is encoded by the exons atggctccgaagaagttgcggattcgtggggaagcgcaggttcccgatgagagtaaggaacctgctacggaggatgagaagtggctccttgtcccaggacggataga gaatttcacatacacggggaagaatgtccgcgtgccagggagtctgattggagctgctattaggaagtactggccggggatgtacactccgatccttgggggcgagtccaagctagcctacacttgggaagactatgagatagcgccttaccctggctttgcttccgccgccgacgccgtgatcaagaagttttgg cgcaattatagggtggcgactgagcataaggatagggcggacgtggtgctccgtaacatgtgtcggaagttgacacggcagcagtggtacaaccagaggatcacgtgcatcggccacttctatgctgagcagggcgtcaggtacacaaagcctgagattgtgcagggactcgccccggctatgacgatagatgagttcatgtcg gttgtaccacattgggctgataataataagagggccgccttcatggagttggtcaagaattgggtcggcgaaaaccccgatttcaaggccgtgagcgaccggaacaaggccaaccgtggttctcagggaacacacactgcggggagcagcagcaccgatcgctatcgggagcgtctg gggaagaagctcgggagggaacttggtgagatggaagcgtggacgcacatgaagctggtgacgcccggtccgaacgagcctcggcccgcgcctgagatgtactacggcaaggccaaagagaacaaggaaagatactgcgaggagtacgccaagctccatccagaggtggaggaccctatgaccgagccggtcgacgaggtggcgatgatgctggcggggtccggccagccgcatggacgtcctgcctgccttgctgggggtttcaagcctcagaggaacttcacgcagatcaaggctaccctcccctccggcagctacgctacctcctcgcggactacatgccgttctcgggtagaggttgat actcagctcgaggaggcctatgcagtagcttacgaggagtatctcgagaaggttaaggagcatgaccttgtgaaagatgcctatgtccagtggacgagcaaccagatggcg agtttcactcggttcatgatgactggagtgcgagaggaaccactcccagagccacctcatccggggccgacgcgttgttcccgtccaaggaggagttctatatcatgtacaagcgtcagcgtcagttga